Within Candidatus Cetobacterium colombiensis, the genomic segment TTAAAGGATACTATATTTTAAAAGAAAGTGTAATCTAGTCTGCCAAAATTACAGCATTGCATTCTGCCGAAAAACCTACAATTTATTATACCACTAACATCTCCTCTTTTTTTTCTTTTTTTTACTATTGAAAGACCCTTAAAGACTATTAAAGACTATTAGAGAAAAATCGACACCAATCTAGACCAATAAAATCAAAGGTCGAAAGGGGGTAGTATAAAATTATAAGGAGTAAATTGTAGTGACATAATGTGTGGATTGTAGTGAACATAATGGGTAAATTGTAGTGGATATAATGTGTAAATTGTAGTGACATATATAATGTGTATTTTAAAAATAAACTCATTATGTTATAATATATTATTATTATATTTTTGAGGTGAAAAATGGGGAAAATTGGATTCAATAAAAAGCTAAATAGATTACCAATATATTTTGAAAAAGAGATTTTTGTAAATGCTTTTGGATGGTTACTAAAAGAGTTTAACAAATGGAATAAAGGGCTAGAGATAAAAGAGAGAGTTATCACAATAAAGAAGCGTGAAATATGGGAAGCTTCTACAACTAGACCCTATACTAAAGAGGAATTTAGCGAGTTTATTCGTGGGCTAACAGTTTCAAAGCGTTATGAGATTGATAAAGAAAAAGGTTATGGAATATCTGGAAGTATATTTGTAACTCAAGAGATTGATAACGAAACTTTAAAAATAGAGATTCCCTCGTTGTTTATTCCATTTCTTTTCTATAAACATGATATTCATATAATAGACAAAGCTAAGAAAAAAGAGCCACTAACTGTAAAAGAGTTAGACTATTGGGACAATGAATTAAAACATAAAAAGCAAGAGATACTGTTACTAGAAGATGCAGAGCTAAAAGGCATAAGTGGAAAATATGCTAAAAGATTATATATGTTATTGAAACAGTTTGAAAGCACAGGTTATTTTATAATGGAAATACAGCAATTTAGAGATGTACTAGAAGTTCCAGTAGCATATACATTAGGTACTCTTAATAGAGATATTATTTTAAAAGCTAAAGCTGAACTAGAAAAGAAAAAGATATACAAATTTCCTGAAGAAGTGAAAGGAAAAGGGCGTAGAAAGATTGAGAAAATAGAGATTTATTTTTCTATTTTTGAAGAGGAATCTACTAAAAAGAAAAAATTTGAATTAACTTTAGAAGAGGAAATGGAAGCGAGAGAGATTCTTCAAAAACAAGGAATTGGTTATGAACTTCTTAATGAGCAAAAAAAGAAATCTCCAAGCATTTATGTAAAAACTTTGAAATCAGTATTGAAGAAATAGAAAGAAAAAAGTTAGAAAAAAATAAAAAATAAGACAGGTGATATAAATGATTGAAAAAAATATTTTTGAAAATATCAATCAAAAAAAATTAAAACTAGATGAGTTGAGACCAGTATCCAAAGAAACAGTTAAAAGTTTGAGAGAAAGTATTTTATTAGAATGGACATACAACTCAAACGCTATTGAAGGGAATACTTTGACTTTACTTGAAACTAAAGTAGTTTTAGAGGGAATAACAATTGGTGGGAAAAGTTTAAGAGAACATTTAGAAGTTGTAAACCATAGAGAAGCAATACTATACTTGGAAGATGTTATAAAAAATGAAGAACCTTTTAGTGAATGGCAAATAAAAAATATACATCATTTAGTTTTAAAAGGAATTAATGATAAATATGCTGGAAATTACAGAGATCAACAAGTTATGATTTCTGGTGCAGAGCATATTCCACCAGCCCCATTTTTATTAAAAGAAAAAATGAACGAATTTATAGAATGGTATAATACTGAAGCTCAAGACTTACACCCAGTAGAAAGGGCTGCAATGGTTCATATAATATTTGTAGGAATACATCCGTTTATAGATGGAAATGGAAGAACCTCTAGATTACTCTTAAATTTAGAATTAATGAAAAATGGTTATCCTCCAATAGTTATAAAAAATTCAAATAGATTAGAATATTATTCGGCTTTAGATAAAGCTCATACAACAGGAGATAACTTTGACTTTATTTCTTTAGTTATAAAAGAGTGTAATGATATGTTGGATCGTTATATTTCTCTTTGCAACAATAATATCTAATATTTTTTAGTACGAAATATAGATTGAAGCTTTGAAAATAAAGTTAATAAAGAAAGAGCTTTAGAGTTTAGTCAACTTTTAAAGCTCTTTTTATTTTTGCATTTAATTGAAGATGGGAGTTTATTAATAATATTTCATGTCTAAATGAGGAATTTCATTAATTAAATAAACTTCTGAAATAGCTTTAAATCCCATTTCACTATAAAATTTTTGAAGATACTCTTGAGCTCCAATTGTAATACCTTTAGTTTCAAAATTTTCAAGAATATAGTTTATCCCCGCTTGAACAATAAGTTTAGCAAATCCACGCTTTCTAGCTTCTACAGCTACTAAAACTCTTCCTAAAGATGCATCCTCATAAGAAACTCCAGGTTGTAAAACTCTAAGATAAGCTTTTATTTTTCCATCTTCTTTTAACATAACATGAATAGAAGTTATATCCTTACCATCAACATCATTATAAATAGATTTTTGTCCTACTACAAAAATTTCAGATCTTAACTTTAAAATTTCATAAAGCTCTTCAACTGTTAATTCATTAAATTTTTTACATATAATCATAAAAACCTCCTTTACATCTATATTAATTATACTATCAATAGATGAAAAAAAAAAGTATCATATTATATATAAAAATGCAGGAGACTATAATAATGAGAAAGAGTAGTAGTAATAAAATCTATACATCAACAACGGACAAAAATAGAAAAATGTTCAATAATTTGTACGCTATAAAAAAGGCTTCAAATTTCAAGGTATGCTTTTATACCTAATGAATTTTTGAGGTACCTTAAAATCAATTTTACGAGGTCGTTTTTCTGAGGTTATTTTTTATGAATTTTGAAACCTCCCAATTAGTGGTACTTTTGAAAAATAGTGTTTTTTACTTAAAATTTAATGGAAATATAGGTGCTATAAATCCTCTATTAGTGGTAGTTTATAGAAAAGTGATAGGAGAGGGAAATTCCCTCTCCTATTTTTGACCTTTTTCATCTATTAACTTGTAAAACATGGCTTTTGAACATCCAATTGCCTTAATGGCATCTTTAACTGGAAGATAATTTGGGTTATCTTTATCTCTAGTGAGAGGATATACTTCATTAAATTTTTGTCTAAATTCGTCATTTTTGGTTCTTCCAAACTTAACCCCTTTAGCTAGTGCTCTTTCAATTCCCTCTAACTGACGCTTTCGCAACTCTTTACGCTCCCATTCAGCTCTCAAAAGATCCACTTGCAACATAGTATCTAACATTACATTTAACATTGCTTCAGCAAGAGAATCAGCTTCTTTATCAATTAGGTTCTCTCTTAAAAAGTCATTTAGGTAGGCTTGATCTAAAGATTCAACTGTAACTCCTTTTTGAGCTAAATCTATCAGACACTCACGGACCTCTTTGGCATTACGTCCAATTCTATCTAAATTTTTAACAACAATAGTATCGCCCTCTTTTATCCACTCTGTTAAAAGCTCATTCCACACTTCTCTATTTTCAAAGTTTTTTCCAGATCTCTTTTCCTGAAAAATTGTTCTCGGATTGGCTCCTAGTTCTTTAAAGTATTCCACCTGTCTATCTAAGTTTTGAGACTCAGAAGACACTCTAGCATAATAATATTTCATCAATGTAACCTTCTTTCTATTAATTTCAAAAATATTATATAATGTTTGTGAAAAAAGTACAATATATATTAAAAGTTTTATCAATTTAAGTATATAAATAAAAAATAAGTATATTTTAGACTTTTAATTTTGGTAATAAAAAAAGTACACAAAAGTCTACTTTTATGTACTTGAAAGGAGAAATTAAAATGAAAATAATAAAAGAACAAAAAATAACTTATAATGTTAAAGGAACTCCTGTAACTTTTTTAGAAAAAATAAAAGAAATTAGAAAAAAATTTGGGGTTACCCAAACTATTTTTGCTAAAGTATTGGGATTAGGAGATAAAACTATAGCTAGATATGAAAATGGTTCTCTTCAAGATATGGCTCAAAATAATCTAATTAAAGCAGTATCAGAAAGACCTATCTATTTTTTAGAACTACTTAGAGATTGTAAAAAACTTAAGGAAGAATTAAATTATGTATATAGTTATTTATTGGTATTTGAATATAAAATTTTTGATGAAAGTCCTCAAGCTTGGGCTCATGGACCAGTTTTTAAAAGTGTTTATGATAAATACTCTTCTTATGGATATAGATGCATCGATATTCCTAGTGAAGATGTATCTTTACATGAAAAAGAATTAGAAAATTTTGTTTTAAAAATAGCTGAAGGATATGGAAAGTTTAGTGCCAAAGATTTAGAGCACCTTACTCATAAAGAGAAACCTTGGATTGATTCAAGAAAGCGTGCTAATGTAAAAGAGGGAGAGTTTTGTACAGAGAAAATACTAGATTCTGATATTAAAACTTATTTTAAAAATTTATTAGAAATTTGAAACTTTTTTTAGAAACTTGTGGTCTAAATATTATATAAAGTGTTAAAAGTGATAAATAATTTAATCCCCCCAAAAGGAGCCTCTATCCCCCCAGAGGCTCTTTCCCTTTTTTGAAGATTTATACTTATATTTCATAAAATAAAAAAGTTAAATTAACAACATTAGGTTTTCCATCTATAAAAACAAAATCTTTAAATGTTTTAATATCAATTTTTATTAATAAGCATTTATTGTGACCAAATTTTGAATATGCCTCTGGAAGTATAGATTTATATTGATTTAAAATATCTGAAAATTGAGATTCAGTTATTAATCCTAATACCTTAGCAACTCCTGTCATTTGCCTACTCATGTCACACAAGGCTACATTTGAGTTTGCTTCAATTTATTATAAGATTAGCTGAAATCTCTGATTCTATATAATATTTAAAGCTTTTAAAGATTCTTTTGCCATTTCTTCACGCTTAGGCAAATCTTTGCCTTCTTTCATATCTAAGTTTATAGCAAAGCTGTATACCTTGCCATCTTTTTCTACCCAACCAACAAACCATCCAACTGGAATTTCTATATTTGAAGTTGCCCATCCAGTCTTTCCGTGCATAGTCCATTCTTCAGTCTTTTCTAAAACTGTTATTTCTTGAACTTGTTTTTGAATATCTTTAGTGTATGGTAATTCATTTTTGGCTAATTTAGTTAATAACTCACATTGCTCTACTGCACTAATTTTTAGAGGTCCTCTTAACCAAAATTGATCAACTTCTTCTCCAATTTTTTTATTTCCAAAATTTAATTTATTGATTTCTTCTTGCATTTTTTCTGTTCCAATTTTTCTAGCTAATAATTGATAAGCAGGAACTTGTGAAACTTTAATAGCATATCTTAAATTTGAATCTTGAGCCCAACTTTTTAAAAATACTTTCTCACCGTTATATTTATAAAAAATATCATCTACATTCTTAACTACTCCAGTATTTAATCCAATGAGAGAATTATAAATTTTAAAAGTAGAGGCTGGATAAAATTGTACTTCTGCTCTTTTTTTGTTATAACCAGTGAAACTATCATTTTGTAGGTCATAAAGTACAAAAGTTCCTTCTAACTTATTTTTTTCAAATATCTCTTCAATTTTTTTATTTTCAGTAAAATTTAAAGCTAGTAACTGAAGTGATAAAATTAGAAAAATATTTAAAATATAAAATACTCTTTTTTTCATAATTAAAATTAACTCCTTTTTATTTTTTACTCTTCAATGTATCATATAACCTGTAAATTGTAAATCTATAAAAGGCCTTAATCATTGATTTTGCTGATTTAAACGAAGAAAAAGTGACTTTTTTCGGAATAAATGAACCTACACCTTTAAACAATAAAAAAAGTACACAGAAGTTTACTTCTGTGTACTTGAAATTGTTATAATAAATAGGTGAGTAATTAAGTGAGCATTTATTTTTTTAATATATATTTGTTTCCTCTTCCTTTTCCAATTTGTATAATAAAATTTTTAGCAACAAGTGAATTTAAAAGATTTAATGAAGCTGTTCTTTTAATTTCTAATAAATCTTGAACATTCTTATTTTGAATTTCTCCATGCTCTAAAATGAAAGCCATAATAATTTTTTCATTTTTATTTAAATGACCACTATCTAAAATTAAAGTGTCTGGTAAAATAAATCTTATTCTATTTTGAAATACCTCAATAGTTGGATAAATCTAAGTTTTTTATTGAATATTTTCTCCAATAATAATTTTATCAATATAACTTTCTAATTCTTCAATTTTCTTAGTAGCAACATAAAAAACCATCTCAATACTAACTCCCCAATACTGATGAATTAATAGATTTCTCATATCTTTGATTTGTCGCCAATAGCTACTGTTATCATAATATTTTAACAGAACTTCTTGTGGAATTTTAGAAATAGCTTCACCTATAATCATTAAACTATGTTCAACAATAATTTCTAAATCTTCATCATCTATAAAATCTTGTAATTTTTTATCCTTGCTCTTAGATTTTATTTTAGCTATCTTCTCCTTAATATCTACTAAATAGTTTTCAAGTTCTCTTTTTTTATACATAGATAATACTCTCCGCTATTTCTTTTTGAATCAATTCACTATGCTTTTTACCAATTTCAGTTTTATAATTTTTTCTAAAGTGACTAGTCGTAAGGAGATCTATCTTCTTTTGAAATAAATCTTCTAAAAAATATTTTATATTGCAATAATTACCATAAATATCTCCATCTGAAGCTAATTCAATTAGTATATCTACATCACTATCATCAGTTGCTAAGTCTTTTGCATAACTTCCAAAAAGTCCTATTTTTGTTGCTCCTAAAGCTTCTATTTGTGTTTTATTTTCTTTTAAAAGATTTAATATCTCAATTTTATTTAACATTATTATTCATCACCTTTCTATCTAAAACTCTTATTTTTAGCATATATATTCAATATATAAATTATACTTCAGTCGCTAACAAAAAGCAAGATATACTCCAGAAAGAGCAAGCATAAATATATTAGATATTTTTCTATATAATAACTCTTAATAAAAAAAGTACACAAAAGTGTACTTTTTTAGATGATGTAATTCTATTATCCTTTTAATCCTGTACTTGCAATACCTTTTATATAATATTTTTGGAAAAATAAAAATATTAAAATCATTGGAAGTGTAGTCACTACAAGTGCAGCCATTATCTGTCCATAATAAACTGGAGCCATTGTAAAAAATGATTGAATTCCTAATTGAACATTTTTTATATTATCATTTGTTGTAACCAATATAGGCCATAAAAAATCTCCCCAATGACTTACAAAATCTAGAATGAAAACAGTTGTAAAAACAGGAATAGAATTAGGAACTACAACCTTCAAAAATGTTGTAAATTTATCTGCACCATCTATATAAGCTGCTTCTAATAAAGCATCAGGAAAATCTAAAAAAAATTGCCTAAACATATAAATGCTAAAACAATTTCCTATAAAAGGAATTATAAGTGCATACATACTGTTTATTAATTTCATTTTATTTACAATTAAATATAAAGGTAGCATAATACTTTCAAATGGAACTATCGTTAATGCAATTATTATAATTAAAATAAATGAACTACCTTTAAACTTAAGTTTAGCAAGTCCATATCCACAAATTGAATTTACAATTGCTCCGAAAAAACTTATTAAACTAACATAAAAAACACTATTAAATATATATTTAGTCATTGGTATTCTTTGAAATACCATCTTATAATTATCCAATGTAAAATTTAAAGGGAGCAATGCTTTATACGAATTTAAATGTTCAAATATTTTGGTTTCTTCTTTAAATGAAGAAGCAACCATCCAAATTAAAGGAGCTATAAAAATTAAAGAAATTAATGTATTAAAAATATAAAACCATATAGTTTTGAATTTCTTGTTTGTTTTCATTCTATTTCCTTTCTAATCTTGTTTTAATAATTTTTTTAAACTTATTGATATCATAACCACTAACAAGAAAAAAATTATAGCTATTGTTGAAGAATAGCCAACATTCCTAAATTGAAACCCTTCTTGGTATATGTAATAAACTAAAGTTTTAGTACTATCTTCAGGACCACCTTGAGTCATAATATAAGGTTGTGTAAATAGTTTAAAAGCTTGAACTGTTGTTATCATTATTACGAAAACTATAACATTATACATACTAGGAATAGTTATATGAATAAATTGTTGAAATTTTTTAGCTCCATCTATTTGAGCCGCTTCATATAAATAATCTGGTATACTTTGTAATCCAGCTAAAAAAATCATCATCTGATATCCTGCTGCTTGCCAAGCCGACATAAAAATTATAGATGGCATCGCTTGTTTAGAACTTTTTAAAAATAAAAGTTTTGGTAATCCTATTTTTTCAAATAAAACATTTATTAATCCATAGTTTGGATTATATAAAAAGATCCATAATATTGCAATTACAGTCATCGAAGTAACTACTGGACTAAAATATGCCATTCTAAAAATACCTATTCCTTTAACACTTTTTTTTACCAATAATGCCAATAAAAAAGCTAATGTACACTGAAGTGGAACAACAGTTAAACTAAAGTATAAGGTATTAAAAAACGCCTTCCAAAATGTAGCATCTTTAAATACTAAAATATAATTTTTTAATCCTACAAAAGATATTTCATTGGGTCTTAATAAATAAAAATCTGTAAAACTATAGTAAAGTGCCATAAAAGCTGGAAGAATTAAGAAAATAGATATTAAAACTAAAGAAGGCAAACAAAATAAAAATCCAACTTCTTTAAAACCAACCTTTTTATTAGCAACTAAAACTTTTCCTAAAAAATTATTTTTGAATTCTAAAATTTGTTCCATATAATTTCTCCATTCTTATTTTTTTAAAGTTTTAGAAATATTTAAATCAATATCTTTAGCAGCTTTATTTAAAGAATTTTCCACATCTGCTCCTATCATGATATCATTTAAAGCTTGAGCAAATTTAGCTGTAACAATTGTATATGCTGGTGTTACTGGTCTAGGAATAGCAGTGTTTTTTAATTGATTTTTTATTACTTTTAATTGAGTATTTTCATATTCTTCTATACTTTCAAGAGCACTTTTTCTTGAAGCAGGCATTGATATAGTTTTAGCCAAACTTAAAGAGTTTTCTTTATTCGTTATAAATTTAATAAACTCTGCAGCCTGTTCTTGATTTTTACTATCTTTAGATATACTTAACGCCCAACTTCCACTAGGAGATGTATTTTTTCCTAATGTTGGAAAATATGTTATTCCCCAATCTAAATCTTTGTAATCTTTAAATCCTTTTATATTCCAAGTTCCTCCTAACATAAATGCAGATTTTCCCAATTGAAATTCTGTTGGCAATGGATCTATATTAAATAATCCATCATTTACAAAACTTTGAATATATTTAGCTGCTTTTATCCCTTCTTCACTATTTATATATCCTTCACTTTTGAATCCATCTGGTGAAACAATATTTGTACCATTACTTAGCCAAAATTGTCCAAAACAGTATGTCATCCATTCTCCTTTATCGTTTATCCAGTTTATTCCATATACTCCTAAATTTTCTTTAGCTTTTTTACTTATGTCATAAACCTCTTCTATTGTTAAAGGATTTTCTGGAGTAACTTTGCTTTCTAAATCAATTCCTAAATCTTTCATAATTGATTTGTTATAAAATAAAACTACTGAAGATTCACTTAATCCTAATGCATATAATTTATCTTTATAAGTTCCTTGAGATATAATAGATGGTAAAAAATCTTCTAATTCTTCACTTTTGAAGTTGTCATTTAAAGGAACTATTATATTTGAATGAGCATAGTTAGCAACATTAGGACCATCTAAACTTAATATATCTGGTAAGGTATTTGATATCGCATTAGTATTTACTTTATCTTCATATGCAAATGAATTTCCTCTTGAGATAACCTCCATATTTACTTTAACTTTTCCCTTATTCAATTCATTAAACTCCTGAACTTTTTGTACATACCATCCATCTTCTAATGCATCAGCTTGAGGTCTCCAAAAACTTACTTCAACTTCTTTTGAATTAGAACTTTTTTCTTCTTCTTTAGAACATGCTCCTAAAGAAAGTATTAATAAAGACCCAAGTAATAGACTTTTTTTTAATGACATTATAAACGCCTCCCCATAGTTTTATTTTATATATTTTTTTAACACTAAATTGCTCATTAAATTTTGATTATTTATTCCTAAAATTTCCACTTTATGATATTTTTCTCTTGGAAAAATTAAAGATGTTAAAACTTCCTCACCATCATTTAGAAAAATTTCAACCGATGTTTCATCTAATATAATCTCCATTGTATTTAAATTATTTAAAAGCAAAACCTTATTGTCATTTTTAAAACTTTCTTCAAAATCTACTGCTCCTGAATTTAATCTTTTTAATGTAAAGAATTTATTTTTACTAGAATATTCTAATTCTATTTTTTCATTAAATTTATTGCTTAATATAAGATTGAAATCATTATTTTGTATTTCATTCAACTGGATATAATTTCCGACATCATTTTTTATGTCAATTAAATTTAAATAAAACTCATGAATTGGTTTTTGACATAAAATATTTTTATTTTCACATTCTTTATAATATAATTCTCTTGGTAAAGTCATAAATCCTCTCGAATCTGTTGCAGGTATATTTCTTGCATATTTCCAATCACTCATCCACCCAATCCATATTTTTCGTTCATCTGGACTATTGTTCCAAGTTTGACAAGCATAGAAATCTCTACCACTATCAATTTTTTGTGGACTATCATCTAAAAATTCTATAAATTTTTTATTTTCAAATTTACCGTGAAAACAATATGTATTAGATTCTTTATCTTCTGTCACTATATCAACTTTTAAAATCCAAATTGCCTTTTCTTTTTCTTTATTATAAACTTTAAATAAATCTGGACATTCCCAAATCCCTTTTTCTATATTATTTGAAATAAATTTTTGTTCTAATTTCCAATCCATTAAATCTTTAGAACTATATAAATTAGCCTTATTTCCAGCTGCTAAAATCATAATCCAGCTATTTGAATCAGAATCAAAAAAAACTTTTGGATCTCTAAAATCTATTTCATCTGTATCTTCTAATATGGGATTTGAAATATTTTTTTCCCAACTAACTCCTTCATTTTTAGATACAGCCATACTTTGAACTTGAATTTGCTTTCCTTTTTCTTCTCTATGATTAGTATAAAAAGCTATTAAACTATCTTTATTTTTTACTGCACTTCCTGAAAATATCATTCCTAAATCGTCTGGATAAAGTGCTATATCTAACTCTTCCCATTCTAATAAATCTTTAGATACTGTATGCCCCCAATGCATTGGGCCCCAAACTAATCCCTCTGGATAATATTGATAAAACATATGATATTTTCCATTACTAAAAACTAATCCATTAGGATCATTTATCCAACCTTTATTTGGAGAAAAGTGAAACTGCGGTTTATTCATAATAACCTCCCTATTTTAATATCATTGTAGAATTCCTTGGTAATAATCTTGGTGTTAATTCAATTCTTTCTAATACTTTATTCCTATTTTTAATATTATCAATTAAAATTTTAACAGCCAATTTGGAAATTTCATTAATTGGTTGAGAAACTGTAGTTATTCCAAAGTGCTCCGAAAAAAAACTATTATCAAATCCAGCTACCGCTATATCTTCTGGTACTTTTTTTCCAAATTCTTTCAACACACTAATTAATTCTAAAGCTAAGATATCATTTTCTGCAAATATAGCATTAAATTTTAACTCTTTATTATTTTTTATATAATTTTCAATGGCTTCTTTAACTAAAAATTTTGCCATTTTAAAATCATATTTATCCAAACTTATTTCTAAATACGAATATAATTTTTTATTTAGAAATTGTAATTCTTCTTGAAATCCTTGAAATTTATCATTATTATTTCCTAAATAAGCAATCTTATCATATCCTAAATCATAAAAATGTCTAGCTATTTGAGCTCCTCCTTCTTTATGATTAATCGCTACTCCATTAAATTCTTCAAATATTTTTGTTAAGATTACAACCGGAATATCTATATTTTTTAATTTTAATATATTTTCTGAATTCCATTCGATTGGTGTTATTATAATTCCATCAGGACGCATTTTCATGATAGATTTTATACAATTTTTTTCTTTAAATAAATTACTATCACTATGTAAAAATATTATATTATAACCTAAATCATAAATTTCATTTTCTAATGCCTTCAAAATACCTGCAAAATAGGGATTACATATATCTTGAATTATAACTCCTATTAAAAAATTTTCTTTTTTAGATAAATTTTGTGCCATTATATTTGGTGAATACCCTAATTCTTCCATTGCTTTTATAACCTTCTGTTTTGTTTGTTGCTCTACTAAAAAACTTTTATTTATAACTCTTGAAACTGTTGCAGGAGAAACACCAGCTTTTAAAGCTACATCTTTTAAACTTGCCATTACATATAACCTCTTTTCATGAAAC encodes:
- a CDS encoding glycoside hydrolase family 32 protein — encoded protein: MNKPQFHFSPNKGWINDPNGLVFSNGKYHMFYQYYPEGLVWGPMHWGHTVSKDLLEWEELDIALYPDDLGMIFSGSAVKNKDSLIAFYTNHREEKGKQIQVQSMAVSKNEGVSWEKNISNPILEDTDEIDFRDPKVFFDSDSNSWIMILAAGNKANLYSSKDLMDWKLEQKFISNNIEKGIWECPDLFKVYNKEKEKAIWILKVDIVTEDKESNTYCFHGKFENKKFIEFLDDSPQKIDSGRDFYACQTWNNSPDERKIWIGWMSDWKYARNIPATDSRGFMTLPRELYYKECENKNILCQKPIHEFYLNLIDIKNDVGNYIQLNEIQNNDFNLILSNKFNEKIELEYSSKNKFFTLKRLNSGAVDFEESFKNDNKVLLLNNLNTMEIILDETSVEIFLNDGEEVLTSLIFPREKYHKVEILGINNQNLMSNLVLKKYIK
- a CDS encoding LacI family DNA-binding transcriptional regulator, giving the protein MASLKDVALKAGVSPATVSRVINKSFLVEQQTKQKVIKAMEELGYSPNIMAQNLSKKENFLIGVIIQDICNPYFAGILKALENEIYDLGYNIIFLHSDSNLFKEKNCIKSIMKMRPDGIIITPIEWNSENILKLKNIDIPVVILTKIFEEFNGVAINHKEGGAQIARHFYDLGYDKIAYLGNNNDKFQGFQEELQFLNKKLYSYLEISLDKYDFKMAKFLVKEAIENYIKNNKELKFNAIFAENDILALELISVLKEFGKKVPEDIAVAGFDNSFFSEHFGITTVSQPINEISKLAVKILIDNIKNRNKVLERIELTPRLLPRNSTMILK